The Cryptococcus decagattii chromosome 1, complete sequence genome includes a region encoding these proteins:
- a CDS encoding 3-methyl-2-oxobutanoate hydroxymethyltransferase, producing MLPRVNRLLNQRLAIALRPHASHLSSATISAVRRSVASQAQVAQPPVHPEIDGTFNDLIGEGSMNMGMSPRGRGRTSVPHRNLDKIELANALPVRPSGSKGSSSGLGIEESDLVIDETPEGYNSATDGEYYDFGRDERRSPAAVLGSKRLGMVVLPEEMQRGIQRQIDLMDNPRDIRKSYLALPNVPAPISAAKLERKNKPYRTPESELAKASAILPGEYGAVKNVLEELERRLGRDWLTSVKEGEILEFSSSLGPGLWGIMDVMGGLLSSRRRWQEGQDKLKYQFVHSSRHGLDLVQRITEVIPEESADIQFNRKFVHSSTPSLILSTFHLTSFPTLPTRQLYLRRLLELSSPYIVLIERSTPQGWAAISQARSYLLEGSTSENPLHVVAPCPHDGKCPLVGTKDVCGYSQRLQRPSFLRKTKHSTRGEEEKGYCYLVVAKGERPSVSTIAQDIKIAGRIGKVGREAAEKALIKSQGRSIIQEVEGHEAVMEVVRLHEMAPDMENLGGVLPSVSSDKLEENLRKEAYSWPRMVAPPMKRKGHVTMDTCCPDGNIQRLTYTKSHSKQSYHDARKSSWGDLFPHTSKGKPVIRTRGVRRLAKSGNSEDADAVINELLSASLEEEMEFEKAMETVEVDELKELEMLGIKIPRAEISKEKQDGDVLVWESSKSGPFASGQKRSYSTSMSRCTARPKGLPLIQTRTMSARPSSPTKPKTTLSSLLSLAKSGTPISVLTAYDYPTALLSESCNLDMTLVGDSLSQVALGHETTTAITLEEMIHHARTVVRGAKSPFVFADMPFGSFETSLEEGVRNVLRMIKEGGVDGVKIEGGREIVPLVRRLSAIGIPVMPHLGLQPQRATSLSGYLVQGRTAQTAYEILQSARELANAGAFAFLLEAMPSKVAQLVTEEVGKKGVFTIGIGAGKETNGQVLVITDVLGVYAEDPTENVATPIVTEEAELISTSRELAKPLDAPRFVRQFGSLGQEMRRAVRAYVQAVKEGSFPDSKESYGMKKEEWEVFLEMVKNEKDQH from the exons ATGCTACCGAGAGTCAATAGATTGCTCAATCAGAGGCTAGCAATTGCTCTCCGACCTCATGCGAGTCACCTTTCCTCAGCGACGATTTCAGCAGTTCGACGTTCGGTGGCAAGTCAAGCCCAAGTAGCCCAACCGCCAGTCCATCCTGAAATTGATGGCACATTCAACGATTTGATTGGAGAAGGGAGTATGAACATGGGAATGAGTCCTAGAGGGAGGGGTAGGACGTCAGTGCCACATAGGAATTTGGACAAGATCGAACTGGCGAATGCGCTGCCTGTCCGACCTAGCGGAAGCAAGGGGTCGTCTTCAGGCTTGGGAATAGAAGAGAGTGACCTGGTCATCGATGAGACTCCAGAAGGTTATAATTCTGCCACAGATGGAGAATATTATGATTTTGGTCGAGACGAAAGGAGGAGTCCAGCTGCTGTCCTTGGAAGCAAGCGTTTGGGAATGGTGGTTTTGCCGGAGGAAATGCAGCGAGGTATTCAAAGACAAATAGACC TCATGGATAATCCTCGAGATATTCGAAAGTCGTACCTGGCGCTTCCCAATGTTCCTGCACCCATTAGCGCTGCAAAATTGGAGCGTAAGAATAAACCATACCGCACACCGGAAAGCGAGCTTGCGAAAGCATCCGCAATCCTTCCCGGAGAGTATGGTGCGGTCAAGAATGTGCtggaagagctggagagAAGGCTCGGTCGAGATTGGTTGACAAGTGtaaaggaaggagagatCTTGGAGTTCTCATCGAGTTTGGGACCTGGCCTCTG GGGTATCATGGACGTCATGGGCGGTCTGCTCTCTTCTCGCCGGAGATGGCAGGAAGGGCAGGACAAATTAAAATATCAATTTGTACACTCCTCCAGACATGGTCTTGACCTCGTCCAAAGAATAACAGAAG TCATCCCTGAGGAATCTGCCGATATTCAGTTCAACCGCAAATTTGTTCATTCTTCGACCCCATCGTTAATTCTTTCCACATTCCACCTTACCTCCTTCCCTACATTGCCAACTAGGCAACTTTACCTGCGTCGACTTTTGGAGCTCTCATCTCCTTATATAGTCCTCATTGAGAGGTCAACGCCGCAAGGATGGGCAGCTATCTCACAAGCACGCTCATACTTGCTTGAGGGATCGACCTCTGAAAACCCCCTTCACGTGGTAGCTCCTTGTCCTCACGATGGGAAATGCCCTTTGGTCGGAACCAAGGATGTTTGTGGCTACAGTCAGAGGCTTCAAAGGCCTTCCTTCCTGAGGAAAACAAAACACTCAACaaggggagaagaggagaagggttATTGCTACCTCGTGGTCGCCAAAGGCGAGCGTCCCTCCGTTAGCACCATAGCTCAGGATATCAAAATTGCTGGAAGGATCGGAAAAGTGGGGCGAGAAGCTGCTGAGAAGGCATTGATCAAATCCCAAGGTCGGTCGATCATccaagaagttgaaggtCACGAAGCTGTAATGGAAGTTGTGCGCCTGCATGAAATGGCGCCTGATATGGAGAACCTCGGAGGGGTTTTGCCATCCGTCAGTTCGGATAAATTGGAAGAGAACTTAAGAAAAGAAGCGTATAGCTGGCCGAGGATGGTTGCTCCGCCtatgaagaggaaagggcATGTCACCATGGATACTTGTTGCCCTGATG GTAACATACAACGTCTTACCTATACCAAGTCTCATTCCAAACAAAGCTATCATGACGCACGTAAATCTTCTTGGGGTGATCTCTTTCCCCACACTTCCAAAGGCAAACCCGTTATCCGTACTCGTGGTGTTAGACGTCTTGCAAAGTCTGGAAACAGTGAAGACGCGGACGCGGTTATCAATGAACTCTTATCAGCAAGCTtagaggaggagatggagtTTGAGAAAGCTATGGAGACAGTAGAGGTTGATGAACTGAAGGAGTTGGAAATGTTGGGCATTAAGATTCCCAGAGCTGAAATTTCTAAGGAAAAGCAGGATGGCGATGTGTTGGTGTGGGAGTCCAGCAAGAGTGGACCTTTTGCGTCCgggcagaagaggagctACAGCACTTCAATGTCAAGGTGCACTGCACGGCCTAAAGGTTTACCCCTCATTCAAACCCGAACAATGTCAGCGCgcccatcttctccaacgAAGCCAAAGACGACCCTTTCATCCCTGTTGTCGCTCGCTAAATCTGGTACACCCATCAGCGTCCTCACCGCGTACGATTACCCTACCGCTCTCCTCTCTGAATCCTGCAACCTTGATATGACTCTTGTTGGAGACTCGCTTTCTCAAGTCGCTCTCGGCCATGAGACTACAACAGCTATTACTCTTGAAGAAATGATCCACCATGCACGAACAGTTGTGCGGGGTGCGAAATCACCTTTCGTCTTTGCCGATATGCCTTTTGGTAGCTTCGAGACTTCTTTAGAAGAAGGTGTCAGAAACGTGTTGAGGATGATTAAAGAAGGTGGTGTGGATGGCGTTAAAATCGAAGGTGGCCGCGAAATCGTCCCTCTTGTTCGACGTCTTTCCGCTATTGGTATCCCCGTCATGCCTCATCTCGGTTTGCAACCTCAACGAGCTACCAGTCTGTCAGGTTACCTCGTTCAGGGACGCACCGCTCAGACTGCTTACGAGATTCTGCAGAGTGCTCGAGAGCTTGCGAATGCTGGAGCTTTCGCATTCCTGCTTGAGGCAATGCCCTCAAAGGTTGCGCAGCTTGTTACTGAGGAAGTTGGCAAGAAGGGTGTTTTTACGATCGGTATCGGTGCTGGAAAGGAGACGAACGGTCAGGTTCTGGTTATCACCGATGTTCTTGGTGTTTACGCCGAGGATCCTACTGAGAATGTTGCAACACCCATCGTTACAGAAGAAGCGGAACTTATCTCTACATCTCGTGAACTCGCCAAGCCTCTCGACGCGCCTAGATTCGTTCGTCAGTTTGGGTCACTCGGGCAAGAGATGCGCCGCGCTGTGCGTGCATATGTGCAAGCTGTTAAAGAAGGAAGCTTCCCTGACTCCAAGGAGAGCTatgggatgaagaaggaagagtgggaGGTGTTCTTGGAAATGGTCAAGAACGAGAAGGACCAGCATTAG